The Triplophysa rosa linkage group LG15, Trosa_1v2, whole genome shotgun sequence genomic sequence CCTAATGATGTCTCACACAGTGTGATATTCAATTTGGTCTCAGCAGTTAATAGAGAAGATTATCTgcagaaatattatttatgaacACGCTGTCGTTTTTGGATGGATATGCGCACATGGCTTTGCCTGCTCTTATCAGATGCAAATGCTAATTAGAGGAAGTGTAGATTAAATGGGAACGTGATGAGCCCTATGGAATTACATTTGAAAATCTCTTAAATGCCACCGACTACACAAAAGAAATCCAACGGTTTATAAGACTTTGCCATAATCTTGCAGAAAAGCTTTGATGCGCATGTTGAACTTGAAAGGTTTTTCTGAATGGACAAATGCATTCGAGGGCACTGCAGACTTGGAAAAAggtatgtatttgtaaatggCCGAGGCTCGGTGGAAACACACGAGAACTTCTGTTTGGTGAACTGCAGGAGGAACCCTGGGCCAAGTGTTGTGGCATAGAACGCATCTGGCGCAGCAAATGCACTCATCTATTTTCAGTGCACTATGGCTACAGCCTACAGAAAAACGCCCTGTTCTGGAAATGTGGAGGTGTGTTTGTACAAGAACAAATTtgcatatgtatttatgagGGGCTGGTGTGAAATATCAACAGCGCTTTTTAAATCGCAGGTTTGGCTGCGAGATGACACGTTAATGTGCACGAGTGAAACGTTCCTGTAATGCGAAACTCTTTTAAGCAAAGATGACACCCTACAGTTCTGTTCGAGTGTTTAAGGAGTGTTTTATTTATCTCAATGCCTGAAACACAAGagacaaaagaaataaatgtgtgGGTTGCATTAACGCTGCATGCATTAATCGAGGCTGCGGGGTCAGAATGAAGCATGTGCATGAGAGAGACCTCAGGGTCACAACGCTGGATGCACTAAAGAAAGGTTACAGGCTCCAAAAGCTGCATGCATATGACCGAGACAGCAGGCTTACAACACTGCATGGGCACGAGCGTGGCTGCAGAGTCAGATTTAGCCTTTAACTACAGATCATATAAAACAGGCCCCACGCACAAGACATTAATCTGTGTTTGATGGATTATTTCCCTGCAGGCTTTAGTCAGATTTAGTGGCAGTCGGAGCAATGAAATCAAGCGATCTTGGGGGAATAAAAACCACATTATATTATAAAGTCAGAGACAGCATGAGAATGATCAAGGCCGTAATGTGCATAAATTCAGATGTACTAAATAATCTGAACTACAAAAACATCATAAATGATGAGCTCCATTGGGTGCCCAGTGAGCATGGTCAATGAAGGTTTTGGTGAATTGTGAGTAAATATTGTGTAATATAAGCATCAACATCTGTCATTATACAAAGCTTATATCTATATGGGTTGGCTTGGAGGGTTATGAAAGCGGTTTACTAACATACTTCACTTCAAAataggtttaaagggatagttcccccccaaaattaaaattctaaccctcatgtcattccaaacctctatgactttaatctgcagaacacaaagaacgttggtaatcaaacaacattggcttccattatttggacacaaaaccactgagacatctctcaaaatatcttcttttgtgttccactgaagaaagagtggttttgaacaacacgagAGTAAATGAAGgatgacggaatttttatttttgggtgaactgtagcTTTAAGAACAGACAGCCGAAAGTCAACGAAATATGAAATTATGCCAAAACATTTATAGAAAACGTCCACGTTTCTTAGTTTTCTTACCAGTCTGTGCTTTAGGgatttaaataaagataaagaaaacaatattcaGTGTGCAGTTCACAATTTATTTTCTGAATAAATCTGGACAAAACACCAAAATTCTTTACATTACAATCAGAGCATCTGAGGCAGATTTCCCACCATGCACTCCCCCCTCcccttaaacaaaaacaaacaaaatgaaaaataaaataaaagtctttcaaCATTAGCACCTAATCAGCACCAACTTAGGCAGGCAGTTCACTCTACGAAACGGGGGAAAAGTACAATGACCAAAAAAAAATTCGCAGAAAAAAGGCGTAATTTGGACTCTTAAAAATCCTTcgttaaagaaaaccaaaataaaaacgCAAGCAAACTTCCCTTGCTAGGCAGGCTAAAGCATTCAAAGGGCACATGCCATGACTAGATATAAATTACGATTTCAAGTAACATTGATATACGACAAAACGTGTCTATATGTACCCATTCAAAACATCATTTCACAGACCTATGCAGGCAGTAGAATTAACATGAGGTACTGGAGACAGTGTAGTCGCAGAAATATTTGCTAATATCCATGGAGTCAAATGCAAAAAAGGGACACAGTCAGCGTGAGTTTAGGGGTGCGCAACTACCGGCACTGACCTTCCAACTTAGGACAAGCTTTGATAGAAAAGACAACCCTGTCCCGTGTCAAATGTATTGCATACTTGTGAAAAATTGAATcgggttaaaaaataaaaacaaagacccTGCACGAATTCTTTTATTAAATAGAGTAGTAGTTccattataaataaaactatatattttactccagcaaaagaaaaactaaagTTAAATAAATGACAAGTCCAGAGAGGTGGAATCGATCGTTCTCCAAGTCTGGGCGAGTCGAGTGCTtaacgttttgtttttttagaaaGCTCGCTGAGACAGTTTCAGTTCGGTTTAGAGCAGAAAAGCAGCAATAATATGTTAAAAGGAACAGCTTAACGCGACACAAATAGTTCTTTTATATGCGTtcgaaacaaaaaaacaagtttgGGATGAGAGGCTAATTCTTTCTTTAGCTAGCATCTTTACATTATTGACCTGGAGGGTTATCGAAAAGCAAACAGATTTAGTAATAACATACTTAAAATAGCTTGAGGAACAAGTACAGACAGCCAACAAATTGCATTTGAGGAAAATATCGAAAATTGGAGGTTTCGCATGATATTTTCGTTGTTCCTTGGCTGCGTTCTCCTGTGCCgtaatgcatgtttgtatcttaaCGTGACCCGCGCACCTCATGAGCACCACGTATTGTAAAATGAACATAGAAAAGAACAGAAATCAAGAAAAACCAAAGTCCTGCTACATCATTTGACgccattagcattagcattgtcTAGAGGCCCTAGCCGAGGAGCATTTCGCACCACCTGAGCCAGAAACCCCCATGTCTCTCCACGGAATGGACGATAACGATAGACACCATTGCAATGAGTGTATTTTTCATAATCTAAAAGGACGTGGCATAATGTCTGATGAGTTTGTGCTCAGCTAAAGAACTGTTCCAGTTCTTCTTCCATGTTGGCCTCGGGTACCGTTTGGTCCAACTCGCGTTCACCCCTCCCGTGGCCCGCGGCAGGCGACATGCCGTTGGAGGCGGAGAACCAAGGATGGTCCAGGATCTCCCGAGAGGTGAGGCGTTCCGCCGGCTCCCGCCGCAGGATGCTACGGATGAGGCATCGGGCTTTGGGCGTCAGCGTCTCGGGGATGCTAAACTGGCCACGGCGGATCTTGCTGAAGAGTGAGCTGGGCTCGACGTCATGGAAAGGATAGCGGCCCACCAGGATGGTGTAGAGCATGATGCCTAAGCTCCACACGTCTGCCGCCTTACCGGAGTAGCTGCCGTTTGCGTTGAGGATTTCAGGGCTGACGTAGGCTGGACAGCCATGCTTGTCTGAGAGAGAATCATCGGCACCTTCGAGAAGGTACGCGTCCTCCAAACTTTCCAACTTTATATGGTTTCTGGAAGGATGGAGAAAAGATATTTGATTAACAACTGAATAAATAAAGTGTGAAAGAAGTCAAAAGGTGCACACAAAAATTAAACAATGTTTCGCTGTGTGAAGTTGCGGAACACAAGAAACGGAGATTGGCTTTCTAGATAAATTACACGAAAATAAACTAGAATCTTCAATGACCTTCGATGTGAAATGACTAAGGAACCAGCCTGCCAAAAAAATCCTCCCTACTTGAAACTGAATCATATCATCCTGATCCAGTCTAGTTAAAGGGTGGTCGTTTTATGACAGCAAAGGATAAAATCCACTGCATATTGCATGGCAAAATCCAtgaataaaaaagcaatatGAAGATAGCCTGCAGACATTCCCGCCAgtttaaaaacaattcaaacGGAAATCTGTAATTCATCCGCAGAATAATAAAAAGCAGGAATAATGCAGCGCTACAGATGGAATTCCTTAAACCACCAACATTTCTCAATCATTTGGGgttttttctgtaatatgcACAAACGCAAAgcataaaacacacaacaatgTCTTGCTCAGATCAATTATTTATGCATAATTAGAACCAAACAAAGACTCCATCCACATACGCACTGAAAACATCTCGTCTTTCGGATCCACGATTTCATGTATGACTCAGATTCAAATTGAATCACAACTCTTCGCCCACCCAGTCTCGACTAACCATCCAATCCACTGATCTCAAAATAACTCATATTATTTTTCACTTGGCTCAGTATCCTACCACTGATATCGTCTAAATTACCAGAGGGTCAGAAACCCATCTCTGACCAGAACCTGTGAACTCAGCTGAACAACACGCTTAAAATATTTCTTCAATGACATGCGGTACGCGTGAGTCACGGCTCCGCCAGCGGAGTCAAGAACCAAACGTATGTGGACGCCCGCATCATTACATTATAGGGACCGATTCCAAACAACCGCCCTGTGGTCTCCGGCACGTGACGTAACCGGGTCAGGAACCCGCCACGCTGAGGAACGCGGTTCTGTCTGCCTTGCCTTTCCAAACTTGGTGTGCCCTTGGTGTTTGATTTCTAGCCAGGGTAACGCTCGCCACTCTTGGACATGTCTGCTTGCAATCACTCACCGAAAGGTGGACGGCTGACGCGCCAGACCACAGAGCATGGGAAGTGTAAGGTCAACGAGCTCACATTTAAAGAACCAGGCGTTCTCCATTTCCACGGAGTGAGCCAGAGGGAATCTAGCTGAGCTGACTCATCTGGCCGAGGGGGCAACTGCCATTTAGCTTAAACGGGAAGGCCACCCAGATTCATTATGCACGCTGGGATTATTTCAGACGCATTTTTACTGCCAAGCATATGGTCAGGATCAACGCGAAACAACGAATAAGCAATCATGTTTGACAATGTTAGCGAGTCATGGGATCACATTCGCCGTGTTGTTCTGTTTAAAGATGCTCTTACCTCTCCTCATTCTTAAAGACGAACTTCCTCAGCTTGAGGTCTCTCAGGACCAGGCCGTTGTCGTGGCACTGTGCCACGGCAGATGCTATCTGACGGAAAAGTCTGGCAGCCTCGTCCTCGCGCAGCTTCTTGCAGGTGCGTACGAAGGAGTGCATGTCCCCATGGCTCCGCTCGAAGAACACGTACGCCCGCGTCTCGCCCAGAAGAATCTCCACTATCTGGTTAATGTTCTCATGGGTGCCCAGCACAAAGTATGCCGCCAGGGACTCCTGATATCGACTGATATCAAAAACCTGGAAAAACAGGAAAGAACGTTTCAAATTCATTATACGAAGCCATCGATTTCAGGTGGAGGCATTAGCCCTTCAGACAAGAGCCCTCTTTGATACTGGTGTTATGAATACGGCTTATAGGCTTTCTGTGTCTTTAATTCAACTCACAATAATCCCGAAACAAAAGAATGGAAATCCACGCAGCGGCGTCAAAAAGCATTagacctctgcagcaatgccgGGTCCCAAAACATACCCTGAATTTTGATGTTGCTTAGTAACAGACACATACGGGAGACGGGCTAAATATAACAGCAGCAGCGGACATCGGAGGCTATTCTCTCATCGGGCGATAAGACGGTTGCACTAATGGCTTTTTGCCCACGTCAACCCTCGTGTCTTGTGTTTCAAAGTCATGAGGACCTGCGCTCGCATGCAGCCGAGCGTTCatgcatgtacacacacacacacacacacacacacacacacacacacacacacacacacacacacacacacacacaaggtatTCCCCACCTGATGCTGTTTTTCCACGTGCCACTCATATCATCTTTATACATTATCAAATGTTAAttcaaatgaacatttgaaTAAGATAGGAGGCCTTTCATTTGAGGTCATGAAAAGATGTTTGAGCCTTTATTTGGTTGTAGATTAATTGATACAGTATAGTGTGAGCAACGCAAAGGTCATAAGGTTCAATTCCAGGAAACGCAAATAAACAGCaaggataaaagtgtctgccaaatgcataaatgtaaatatgagtCATGTTGCCAGCTGCATCACAAAAAACCTGTGAAGAATCAGATGTTGTAAACCGCAACTATTGCTTGACCTCACAATGTCACGCGTAAAAAGACACATCCATAATGCATAAAATCCTTTACAGTTCAGTGCATCACAGCTCAAATACAATAGAAAAGCACATTAGAAGATCAGTCTCACCTTGCACACGAGCTCTTCCCCACTGTGCAAGTGGGTGGCTCTAAAAACGTGGTCTCCCTCAATAGGCTCCAACAAAAGGTAATTTCCGATGCAAGAAATGCAGTGCGAGGAGTCGGGGGTCTCGGGGGGGCTGGGAGATCCTAAATTAGGACTGAAACTTTGGCTCAATTCTGAAGTCCTTAGGCAAGAGAGGTCCTCGAAGTCGTGCGCTTTGTGCCTCGATCTCCCATAACGCGAAATGTTAATGGGACTGGATCTCTGTATGTTCATGAGTATAAGATGAGGGTCGTCCGGATCAGAAGGGGGTCGGCGGTTCTGACGGACGGCTTTCAGAGGGCGTTTGAATCGATTGACAGATGCCCTCTATTTAACACTGTCCCGTGTGCATTATACAACAAAAGACATGAAGATCCCCTTTAACGCTCCCGCTGCTGAAGATCTTGCAAGGATGCCGTGTAATAAATCTGCATGCGCATTTAACGCAACAATATCGATATTTGCGTACGCATGCAACGCCGCGCGCGCACGAATCTTGACCTCTATCGTCACCGTGCGCCAGAAGAATATCGCGAGTTTATTTTTAGACGTTTCTCGCGATCCGCAACAACGTTACAAGGGCCGCATTCCGATCGGCGATACAACGAAGCGACTTTGCATGTGACGTCAGAGCCGCACGGCAGGTAAATGGGATTTATTGCGCCGAACCACATTCAACGAGACGCCAAAAAGTGCCAGCTGGCGGAAAATGCCGCTAACCGGTGGGATCCGATATCCTGAGAGGGCGCTCCGTTTTCATTCAAGCGGGCCTCCACGCAGAGTTATTTCCAAGCATCTACTGCAAGGAAAAAGCGTTTCATCAGGATCGCGAGCCCCCCTTTGTTTCGCCTGGGAATGCGACGTGCTTCCTTCCAAACTCCAAATGTTTTTGGCGATGGGTTTGATCGTGCGTAAAAGCAGAAGGGGCGGCCGACGTTCCCCGGGCCTGTCCCTCGGTTCAGCAAGAAGacaccatcatcatcatgtaACATACGTGGCCGGGAATCTACTCCATTTAGCGCGCGGGGTCAGCTGCACACTCTCGCACACGCGCGCGCCGTGTTCCAGTGCACGAGATGACTGACTGGCCGACTGCGCTCGCGGGACCGACTGGAGCGCTCCACGCGCAGGACCGGCACCGCCCCCCCTTGCGTCACAGCCAAAGCGCTCTCTCATTGGTCACTCCCTCGACGCTGACGTATCCACGGTCTTGCTGTCTATCTTTGCGGTCATGCGAGATAATTGTTGTCCTTGGGATTTAATTGAAGCGCTATAAATATATTATGGTGAATTCTGGGGACGTACGTGTTATATACAGCTTGGATGATTAAATGTCACTTGGTTTCTGGGGGCTGAACTGTAGCCAAAATGACACCATGCATTGCCATAGTAATTAATCCTATAGGCGTGAATATACAGGGGAGAAACTTTACTCCAGTGAATTTACAGTAGTTTTAAGTTTTGAAGTgctctctctcactccctcCCTCTGGACTACTTCAAAAGCGTCACTTGACTGTAATGATCTTAAAACCCTTTTTAATCTGAAAcgttttgatgtttgaaattatGGCAACAAAAAAGAATCGTTCCAACACGTTATTTTCGTggattataaaaacaaataacattttttatttataaaaatgttttcgaacttggaccaaataataatgaaaaacagCCAATTAGTGTCCAACGTACCAAAAGGCAGCACGAAGTTAAACATAAAACTCACATCAAAGCGATGACTACTTTGAAGATAATATATAAGATAGTTTTGGTTTATTGTATACTATGTGGTGTTATTATGCAGTTTTGAtgttactattattctaaaatgtgggaaaatatgaataaagaatGCGTAAATGGCCTTTTGAACGGTTGTCTATATATAGTTTATGTGTCTCCGGTCTAAAGCTTTATAATGTGTAACATACATgcgaagatatttgaagaatacATAGCGCATACTCTACAGGACATGCTTCAGATTGATTGAACGTGTATTGCTGACTGCATAATTCAAGCTATTTCAAAGTTTTGATGACTTtcctattattctaaaatgtggaacaTAGTAATAATAAAGAAGGTGTCTAAACGTTTAACtgatactatatacagtatatagacagAAACCTGGGATCCTTGGCTGTGGTAAATATCCAGATGTTAGTAGCTGTTCTGTTCTCTGCTTGAAAAATACAGATGTGTGAATTGCTGCAGTCAAAGCACTAAAAACAAATGAGGatttattatacaattatatatttatctatctatatatatatatatttaattattatatttctTAAGATATGCATACATTTAGCAGTAATATTCAATAAATATTGCACATAATTTCCATTGTAAAGTATGATCACACTAGTATTTGTTGTGCTGATTTTACAATCTTTTTACAATCTACAGAATACCATAATCATATGAAATATGACAACGTTCACCCAAGCAATTTTTAATTCTAAACAGCGAATCTTGTGCAGTATTATTTAGATGAAGTCTTTAAGTATTCACCACAACATTGCACAAGTACAGATCCATCATTTGGCGTTTCACATTGTCGAAGGGATATAGGTTGAACAGCAACCGTCTGTTCTGTGTGTTGTCGACTGTGTACGACTGTCTTGatgttgaatttcaataaaacTGCGTGTACTGGAGGAGAATCAACGAGAATTGTCAATCGGTGTACTTGGgatgaatgtctttgttgtgtCAGCCGCTAGTGCATTCACaaagtgttgtttgtgtgtaagaGTGAATAGTGGGTGATGAGACATATTTATACCacacaagacaaaaaacaaaagcgTTGGAAGTGTATTCAAGAATTAGCTGCATATGTGGAAAATCACCattcaaaactgaaaaatgtttaatgttttacataaaaaacacacgATCAATCAATTTACAACAATATAACATTCAAATTGGATACAAAGTTAGGAAAAACTACATCCCTTTATGGAAATTTTACACATTGTTTTTCACTGTGAGCAGCTCAGTCACGATTCTTCTCTTTCTCCAGTCTGAGAAAGTAACTTCCCACTTGCATTCCTGATCTCATGATCTGCTTTCCCGAAGCCGTTCCAGCAGGGCAGGGGGCGGAAGGTGAGTGAATACAAGATTGAGCAATCCCTCATTCTGGAATGCGGGGCGTCACATAGGGAATGCACACAGCTGGatgagagacacagacagaacTGTTCAGTATAAACGGCTTCCACCCCCTGACATAACGCTGCGAAGCAGATAGCTTTTCTCCAGCGGTTCATGGCCTCCGCGTGCCCACGCTACACGAGATTGTATTTGTCACATAAACAACCCCTTTCATCCCGAATCGAGGACTCCAGCAGCTATACCGAGTCCGAAATATTACCTCGTATTGCTCTTAAACTCTTAGACTAAGTGGGTCAGGATTTCCCGGACT encodes the following:
- the trib2 gene encoding tribbles homolog 2; this translates as MNIQRSSPINISRYGRSRHKAHDFEDLSCLRTSELSQSFSPNLGSPSPPETPDSSHCISCIGNYLLLEPIEGDHVFRATHLHSGEELVCKVFDISRYQESLAAYFVLGTHENINQIVEILLGETRAYVFFERSHGDMHSFVRTCKKLREDEAARLFRQIASAVAQCHDNGLVLRDLKLRKFVFKNEERNHIKLESLEDAYLLEGADDSLSDKHGCPAYVSPEILNANGSYSGKAADVWSLGIMLYTILVGRYPFHDVEPSSLFSKIRRGQFSIPETLTPKARCLIRSILRREPAERLTSREILDHPWFSASNGMSPAAGHGRGERELDQTVPEANMEEELEQFFS